One region of Micromonospora ureilytica genomic DNA includes:
- a CDS encoding sensor histidine kinase encodes MTAPLLTRRMRPVDLYTVDALLAVAVGGLLCPYAALESPMHGGVREPLWVSVLVGMALGLPLAVRRRWPMTVAVVISSITTVVLVTGVIPNFAAAAPAFAIALSFYTVAVSTPTRRSLLCATGCLALVSVGLVLTAGDLWSRTGAVAYAAVMVAPAWVIGWLVRERRALAARQSDQLIVQTAAEERLRVARELHDVVAHTLSLIVVKAAVANHVAEADPREAGAALRVIEETGRTALADVRRVLGVLREDTPYAPTPGLDELPFLARQAAIGGVDVQLDVRREEPAGAVPESVGLAVYRIVQEAVTNVVKHAAPAACRATVTVLPDEVRVEVTDDGQRPVLLGGEGHGLIGMRERVALHGGEFRAGPRSDCGFTVTASLPYRVAA; translated from the coding sequence GTGACCGCTCCCCTGCTGACCCGACGGATGCGACCGGTGGACCTCTACACCGTGGACGCCCTGCTGGCGGTGGCCGTGGGCGGGCTGCTCTGCCCGTACGCGGCGCTGGAGTCGCCGATGCACGGTGGCGTACGCGAGCCGCTCTGGGTGTCCGTGCTGGTCGGGATGGCCCTCGGGCTGCCGTTGGCCGTCCGGCGACGGTGGCCGATGACGGTTGCCGTCGTGATCAGCTCCATCACCACAGTTGTCCTGGTCACCGGGGTGATACCCAACTTCGCGGCGGCCGCGCCGGCGTTCGCCATCGCCCTGTCCTTCTACACGGTGGCCGTGTCGACGCCCACGCGCCGGTCGCTGCTCTGCGCCACCGGTTGTCTCGCCCTGGTGAGCGTCGGCCTGGTGCTGACCGCGGGGGACCTCTGGTCGCGGACCGGCGCGGTCGCCTACGCCGCCGTCATGGTCGCGCCGGCCTGGGTGATCGGCTGGCTGGTCCGGGAGCGACGCGCCCTCGCCGCCCGGCAGAGTGACCAGTTGATCGTTCAGACCGCTGCGGAGGAACGGTTGCGGGTGGCGCGCGAGCTGCACGACGTGGTCGCGCACACGCTGAGCCTCATCGTGGTGAAGGCGGCCGTCGCCAACCACGTCGCCGAGGCGGACCCCCGCGAGGCGGGCGCCGCGCTGCGGGTCATCGAGGAGACCGGCCGCACCGCGCTGGCCGACGTCCGCCGGGTGCTCGGCGTCCTGCGCGAGGACACCCCGTACGCGCCGACACCTGGGCTGGACGAGTTGCCCTTCCTCGCTCGGCAGGCGGCGATCGGCGGCGTCGACGTGCAGCTCGACGTGCGGCGGGAGGAGCCGGCCGGCGCGGTGCCGGAGTCGGTGGGCCTCGCGGTGTACCGGATCGTTCAGGAGGCGGTGACGAACGTGGTGAAGCACGCCGCGCCGGCCGCCTGCCGGGCTACGGTGACCGTCCTGCCCGACGAGGTGCGGGTGGAGGTGACCGACGACGGCCAGCGGCCGGTCCTGCTCGGCGGGGAGGGACACGGGTTGATCGGCATGCGGGAACGGGTGGCGTTGCACGGCGGGGAGTTCCGCGCCGGCCCACGTTCCGACTGTGGTTTCACGGTGACGGCCAGCCTGCCCTACCGGGTGGCAGCGTGA
- a CDS encoding helix-turn-helix transcriptional regulator, whose product MTSSGLRRDELAAFLRTRRARLRPAEVGLPEGERRRTPGLRRQEVAQLAGMSIDYYIRLEQGRGPHPSRQVLAAMARALLLSRDEREYLFRIAGENPLPAGGPSREVTPGLRHLIDAMIETPAYLVDAAYQVLAWNRLATYFMGDLSAVPDAERNMIRWTFRHSVTEGHWTDADARRFVHSTVADLRAAYGRYPGDPAIRELVTELLGTSPSFARLWAEHEVEERRPVIKRVPHPHLGSLEFECRVLLVPETEQRLIVYVPEPGSPTQAVVRRLAERVGS is encoded by the coding sequence ATGACGAGCAGCGGCCTGCGGCGTGACGAACTGGCGGCGTTCCTGCGTACCCGCCGTGCCCGGTTGCGGCCCGCCGAGGTCGGGCTCCCCGAGGGTGAACGCCGACGGACCCCCGGGCTGCGCCGGCAGGAGGTCGCCCAGCTCGCCGGCATGTCGATCGACTACTACATCCGGCTGGAGCAGGGCCGCGGGCCGCACCCGTCGCGGCAGGTGCTTGCCGCGATGGCCCGGGCGCTGCTGCTCAGTCGGGACGAGCGCGAGTACCTGTTCCGGATCGCCGGGGAGAATCCGCTTCCGGCCGGCGGGCCGAGCCGGGAGGTGACCCCCGGGCTGCGGCACCTGATCGACGCGATGATCGAGACTCCGGCGTACCTCGTCGACGCCGCGTACCAGGTGTTGGCCTGGAACCGGCTTGCCACGTACTTCATGGGCGACCTCTCGGCCGTGCCGGACGCGGAGCGCAACATGATCCGCTGGACGTTCCGGCACTCGGTGACCGAGGGCCACTGGACCGATGCCGACGCCCGCCGGTTCGTGCACAGCACGGTGGCGGACCTGCGGGCCGCCTACGGTCGCTACCCGGGCGACCCGGCGATCCGCGAGCTGGTCACCGAGCTGCTCGGCACCTCGCCCTCGTTTGCCCGACTGTGGGCGGAACACGAGGTGGAGGAACGCCGTCCCGTGATCAAGCGGGTGCCGCATCCCCACCTGGGGTCGTTGGAGTTCGAGTGCCGGGTGCTGCTGGTACCGGAGACCGAGCAGCGGCTGATCGTCTACGTCCCCGAGCCCGGTTCGCCCACTCAGGCGGTGGTCCGCCGGCTCGCCGAACGTGTCGGCTCCTGA
- a CDS encoding MBL fold metallo-hydrolase, whose translation MPSLDRRRFLRDAAATTALVSAGGLAAGVATPAHAAPTPTAAAAPTARRKGAVSFRWWGTAGWRVDIGDRTVLVDPFLSRIDTGLFTGPFKTETPLTVRTDVIDPRVDRAMTVLVTHTHWDHFMDVPYIAKRTGARVFGTLTAYHLGLAYGLPSTQLSSVKGGEVLDFGDHSVEVVGSLHSRNPSYSVAFPGVRVTPPPQPATIADLPEGDTLGYLLRVDGGPSVYFTGASDVAERNLTGLAPDVAMVAMQNATTTGDYLPRLLAGLDYPKVVVPVHYDNFETALQNPPPVAPTDRTRLNEMIAAVRRISPRSRVLVPEYETAYHF comes from the coding sequence ATGCCCAGTCTCGACCGCCGACGCTTCCTGCGCGACGCCGCCGCCACCACAGCCCTGGTCTCCGCCGGTGGCCTCGCCGCCGGCGTCGCCACCCCGGCCCACGCCGCGCCCACGCCGACCGCCGCAGCCGCGCCGACCGCCCGCCGCAAGGGCGCGGTCAGCTTCCGCTGGTGGGGTACGGCCGGCTGGCGCGTCGACATCGGCGACCGCACCGTCCTCGTCGACCCGTTCCTCAGCCGGATCGACACCGGGCTGTTCACCGGCCCGTTCAAGACGGAGACCCCGTTGACCGTGCGCACCGACGTGATCGACCCGCGCGTCGACCGGGCCATGACGGTGCTGGTCACGCACACCCACTGGGACCACTTCATGGACGTGCCGTACATCGCCAAGCGCACCGGCGCGCGGGTGTTCGGCACGCTCACCGCGTACCACCTGGGGTTGGCCTACGGGTTGCCGTCGACGCAGCTCAGCTCCGTGAAAGGTGGGGAGGTGCTGGACTTCGGCGACCACAGTGTCGAGGTGGTCGGCTCGCTGCACAGCCGCAACCCGTCGTACTCGGTGGCCTTTCCCGGGGTGCGGGTGACCCCGCCGCCGCAGCCGGCCACCATCGCGGACCTGCCGGAGGGCGACACGCTGGGCTACCTGCTGCGGGTCGACGGCGGCCCGTCGGTCTACTTCACCGGGGCCAGCGACGTCGCCGAGCGGAATCTCACCGGCCTCGCACCCGACGTGGCGATGGTGGCCATGCAGAACGCCACCACCACCGGCGACTACCTGCCCCGACTGCTGGCCGGGCTCGACTACCCGAAGGTCGTGGTGCCGGTGCACTACGACAACTTCGAGACGGCGTTGCAGAACCCGCCGCCGGTCGCCCCGACCGACCGCACCCGGTTGAACGAGATGATCGCGGCGGTGCGCCGGATCTCGCCGCGCAGCCGGGTGCTGGTGCCCGAGTACGAGACCGCTTACCACTTCTGA
- a CDS encoding LysR family transcriptional regulator has product MDLLRHLRHFVVVAHELHFGRAAELLGMAQPPLSQSIQRLERELTVELFDRSRRQVRLTTAGELLLGEAEELLAGEGRLRSLMGQIRAGELGVLRAGVPPETPAVTLRSLLDGLTTRAPGLDVELHELTTAEQVRMLAERTLDVGLVHHPVAAEGLRFGAPVDVPLGVLLPRTSPLARGRAVTLASLSDLDLVAAPRATAPGWHDHLLAVCRQHGWRPARVRPARNPEFLFGLVLAGGGVAVEPAAVARREPRMAWRPITEAPLAKRTSAAWPDRSAHPAAAMFGQLAAEVLADAEPTAPAPPATSVPAERPWPVLFDTTG; this is encoded by the coding sequence GTGGATCTGCTCCGGCACCTGCGGCACTTCGTGGTGGTCGCACACGAACTGCACTTCGGGCGGGCCGCGGAGCTGCTCGGGATGGCCCAGCCACCGCTGAGCCAGTCGATCCAGCGGCTGGAACGGGAGCTGACTGTCGAGCTGTTCGACAGGTCCCGCCGCCAGGTACGCCTCACCACCGCCGGTGAGTTACTGCTCGGCGAGGCGGAGGAGCTACTCGCCGGCGAGGGTCGACTCCGCAGCCTGATGGGGCAGATCCGCGCCGGTGAGCTGGGCGTACTCCGGGCCGGGGTGCCACCGGAGACGCCCGCCGTGACGCTGCGCTCGCTGCTGGACGGGCTCACCACCCGGGCGCCCGGCCTGGACGTGGAACTGCACGAGCTGACCACTGCCGAGCAGGTGCGGATGCTCGCCGAGCGGACCCTGGACGTGGGGCTCGTGCATCACCCGGTGGCGGCGGAGGGGCTGCGTTTCGGCGCCCCTGTCGACGTACCCCTGGGGGTGCTGCTGCCGCGCACCTCACCGCTGGCCCGCGGCCGTGCGGTGACGCTCGCGTCGCTCTCCGACCTGGATCTGGTGGCCGCGCCCCGCGCCACCGCCCCCGGCTGGCACGACCACCTGCTGGCGGTGTGCCGGCAACACGGTTGGCGCCCGGCCCGGGTGCGCCCGGCCCGCAACCCGGAGTTCCTCTTCGGGCTGGTGCTGGCCGGAGGCGGGGTGGCCGTGGAACCGGCGGCGGTGGCCCGCCGGGAACCCCGGATGGCCTGGCGGCCGATCACCGAGGCGCCGCTGGCCAAGCGCACCTCGGCGGCCTGGCCGGACCGGTCGGCGCACCCGGCGGCCGCGATGTTCGGCCAACTCGCCGCGGAGGTGCTGGCCGATGCCGAACCCACCGCGCCCGCGCCGCCCGCGACGTCGGTGCCGGCGGAACGGCCGTGGCCGGTGCTGTTCGACACGACCGGGTGA
- a CDS encoding DUF1697 domain-containing protein: protein MTRYVALLRGVNVGTTRLAMADLRRIVTDLGHEDAKTYLQSGNVAFGSTVRDAEKLAAGIERALTDELALTVPVLVRSGRELAAIAGGNPYADREDDPTRLLVAFLATAPKKSTVDALAVPGGENVSFTVTGREVFLHYVDGGYGRSKFTNAYLEKKLGVVATTRNWKSVRALAEMTAP, encoded by the coding sequence ATGACCCGGTACGTCGCCCTGCTGCGCGGGGTCAACGTCGGCACCACCCGGCTGGCGATGGCCGACCTGCGCCGGATCGTCACCGACCTCGGGCACGAGGACGCCAAGACGTACCTGCAGAGCGGCAACGTGGCCTTCGGCAGCACGGTGCGCGACGCGGAGAAGCTGGCCGCCGGGATCGAGCGGGCGCTCACCGACGAGCTGGCGTTGACGGTGCCGGTGCTGGTGCGCAGCGGTCGGGAGTTGGCGGCGATCGCCGGCGGCAACCCGTACGCCGATCGGGAGGACGACCCGACGCGCCTGCTGGTGGCCTTCCTCGCCACCGCACCGAAGAAGTCCACCGTGGACGCGCTGGCCGTGCCCGGTGGCGAGAACGTGTCGTTCACGGTGACCGGCCGGGAGGTGTTCCTGCACTACGTCGACGGCGGTTACGGGCGGTCGAAGTTCACGAACGCGTACCTGGAGAAGAAGCTCGGCGTGGTGGCCACCACCCGCAACTGGAAGTCGGTGCGGGCCCTGGCGGAGATGACCGCCCCCTGA
- a CDS encoding response regulator: MIRVLIADDQALLRGSFRLLVDLSPDCTTVGEAGTGVEAVALTGQHRPDVVLMDVRMPEMDGIEATRRICADPATAGTRVIILTTFDLDEYVYGALRAGASGFLLKDTPPADLLTGIRVVAAGDGLLAPTVTRRLIDEFARQPEPTRPLPRQLDGVTDREREVLALIARGLSNAELAAHLNLSQATVKTHVGRLLTKLAVRDRAQLVIVAYETGLVGPGGLR, encoded by the coding sequence GTGATCCGCGTGCTGATCGCCGACGACCAGGCGCTGCTGCGCGGCAGTTTCCGGCTGCTTGTCGACCTCAGCCCGGACTGCACCACGGTCGGCGAGGCGGGCACCGGCGTGGAGGCCGTCGCGTTGACCGGGCAGCACCGGCCGGACGTGGTGCTGATGGACGTCCGGATGCCGGAGATGGACGGCATCGAGGCCACCCGGCGGATCTGCGCCGACCCGGCGACGGCCGGCACCCGGGTCATCATCCTGACGACGTTCGACCTCGACGAGTACGTCTACGGTGCGCTGCGCGCAGGAGCCAGCGGCTTCCTGCTCAAGGACACCCCGCCGGCGGACCTGCTGACCGGCATCCGGGTGGTCGCCGCCGGGGATGGGCTGCTCGCACCGACGGTGACCCGCCGACTGATCGACGAGTTCGCCCGGCAGCCGGAGCCGACCCGGCCGCTGCCCCGCCAGCTCGACGGGGTGACCGATCGGGAACGGGAGGTGCTCGCGCTGATCGCCCGGGGCCTGTCCAACGCGGAGTTGGCCGCGCACCTCAACCTCAGCCAGGCCACCGTCAAGACGCACGTCGGGCGGCTGCTGACCAAGCTGGCGGTACGCGACCGGGCGCAACTGGTCATCGTCGCGTACGAGACGGGCCTGGTCGGGCCGGGCGGCCTACGCTGA
- a CDS encoding serine hydrolase — MDVEERIEAIFAAVGVTASLHVVDLDTVDLSAVEGGGPTGGGLREVGVRADEQVVIASIFKILLVLEFARQVEAGQLDPTERVLVTAADRLGGWGLAGCTDDAEVSLRDLAYFAMSVTDNTAADLLLRRVGPDLLPMLAVELGLTRTRVLGGPRELVEMMLADVGARTEAEFARIFPTLPVDRVRAMRVFDPAHTTSSTAREITRLLTLIWRDEAGPAAACAMVRTWMAQQIFWTRLAAGFPPGVRVSGKTGTLPGFHLEAGVAEYPDGGRYAIAVFARAEQLTPRRIDVDLAMGEAARTAVEALRGY; from the coding sequence GTGGACGTGGAGGAACGCATCGAGGCCATCTTCGCCGCCGTCGGGGTGACGGCCAGCCTGCACGTCGTGGACCTGGACACCGTCGACCTGAGCGCCGTCGAGGGTGGCGGCCCGACCGGCGGCGGTCTTCGCGAGGTCGGGGTGCGGGCCGACGAGCAGGTGGTGATCGCCTCGATCTTCAAGATCCTGCTGGTGCTGGAGTTCGCCCGGCAGGTCGAGGCCGGTCAGCTGGATCCGACCGAGCGGGTACTGGTCACCGCCGCCGACCGGCTCGGTGGGTGGGGTCTGGCCGGCTGCACCGACGACGCCGAGGTGTCGCTGCGCGACCTCGCGTACTTCGCCATGTCGGTCACCGACAACACGGCCGCCGACCTGCTGCTGCGCCGGGTCGGCCCGGATCTGTTGCCGATGCTCGCCGTCGAGCTGGGGCTGACCCGTACCCGTGTGCTCGGTGGGCCTCGGGAGCTGGTCGAGATGATGCTCGCCGACGTGGGCGCCCGGACCGAGGCGGAGTTCGCCCGGATCTTCCCCACGCTGCCGGTGGACCGGGTCCGGGCCATGCGGGTCTTCGACCCCGCGCACACCACGTCCAGCACCGCCCGGGAGATCACCCGGCTGCTCACGCTGATCTGGCGGGACGAGGCCGGGCCGGCCGCGGCCTGCGCGATGGTCCGCACCTGGATGGCCCAGCAGATCTTCTGGACCCGGCTGGCGGCCGGCTTTCCGCCGGGCGTCCGGGTGTCCGGAAAGACCGGCACCCTGCCCGGGTTCCACCTGGAGGCCGGGGTCGCCGAGTACCCCGACGGCGGCCGGTACGCGATCGCCGTCTTCGCCCGCGCCGAACAGTTGACCCCGCGTCGCATCGACGTGGACCTGGCGATGGGCGAGGCGGCCCGGACGGCCGTCGAGGCGCTGCGCGGCTACTGA
- a CDS encoding SDR family oxidoreductase, with amino-acid sequence MTNMTALITGANKGIGFATARQLGALGMTVLVGARDAERGRAAERELRDGGADAVFVPLDVTDAESVTAAAKRVETEYGRLDVLVNNAGIVLADGARGLPSETTVATLRRLYETNVFGVVTVTNALLPLLRRAPAARIVNVSSEVGSIAVMTDPNGALFELTSVPYPSSKAALNMLTAMYAKELRDTPITVNAANPGYCATDLNGNSGFRTAEQGAEVSVHLATLPADGPSGLLWGFQMDAGGGYGVLPW; translated from the coding sequence ATGACGAACATGACAGCCCTGATCACCGGGGCCAACAAGGGGATCGGCTTCGCCACCGCCCGGCAGCTCGGCGCCCTCGGGATGACAGTCCTGGTGGGCGCGCGGGACGCCGAGCGGGGTCGGGCGGCGGAGCGGGAGCTGCGCGACGGCGGCGCGGACGCGGTGTTCGTGCCGCTCGACGTCACCGACGCCGAGTCGGTGACGGCCGCCGCGAAGCGGGTCGAGACGGAGTACGGCCGGCTGGACGTGCTGGTCAACAACGCCGGAATCGTCCTCGCCGACGGCGCTCGTGGGTTGCCCAGCGAGACGACAGTGGCGACGCTGCGCCGGCTGTACGAGACGAACGTCTTCGGGGTGGTGACTGTGACGAACGCGCTGCTGCCGTTGCTGCGCCGGGCACCCGCCGCCCGGATCGTCAACGTGTCGAGCGAGGTCGGCTCGATCGCGGTGATGACCGACCCCAACGGCGCCCTGTTCGAGCTGACCTCAGTGCCGTACCCGTCGTCGAAGGCGGCGCTGAACATGCTCACCGCGATGTACGCCAAGGAGCTGCGGGACACCCCGATCACTGTGAACGCGGCCAACCCGGGCTACTGCGCCACCGACCTCAACGGCAACAGCGGCTTCCGCACGGCCGAGCAGGGCGCCGAGGTGAGCGTGCACCTGGCGACCCTGCCCGCCGATGGGCCGAGCGGCCTGCTCTGGGGCTTCCAGATGGACGCCGGCGGCGGGTACGGCGTGCTGCCCTGGTGA
- a CDS encoding GNAT family N-acetyltransferase: MAQVRIEPWHEDDLDLLRQLNSPDTRKHTGGPETDEQVLARHDRYVHFSGTEQGCMFTLVLPDGARAGSVGYWAREWRERQVYEMGWAVLPAYRGQGLATAAVRAVVDVARARRDRHYAHAYPSVDNPASNAVCRKAGFTLLGETGFEYPPGQMMRANDWQLDLTAPPTGS, translated from the coding sequence ATGGCCCAGGTACGGATTGAGCCGTGGCACGAGGACGACCTCGACCTGCTGCGGCAGCTCAACTCACCGGACACCCGCAAGCACACCGGCGGCCCGGAGACCGACGAGCAGGTGCTCGCCCGACACGACAGGTACGTGCACTTCTCCGGCACCGAGCAGGGGTGCATGTTCACGCTGGTGCTGCCCGACGGGGCGAGGGCGGGCAGCGTCGGCTACTGGGCCCGCGAGTGGCGCGAGCGACAGGTGTACGAGATGGGCTGGGCGGTGCTGCCCGCGTACCGGGGGCAGGGGCTGGCGACCGCGGCGGTGCGCGCGGTCGTCGACGTGGCCCGCGCCCGACGGGACCGGCACTACGCCCACGCCTACCCCTCGGTCGACAATCCCGCCTCGAACGCTGTGTGCCGCAAGGCCGGCTTCACGCTGCTCGGCGAGACCGGTTTCGAATACCCGCCGGGGCAGATGATGCGGGCCAACGACTGGCAGCTCGACCTGACCGCCCCACCGACCGGGAGCTGA
- a CDS encoding aldo/keto reductase: MAITIPDISLNDGTTIPQLGFGVFQIEPKDTVAAVTTAFEAGYRHIDTAQMYGNEAEVGEAVRVSGLDRGSVYVTSKLSNAFHRPDDARRAFDSTLAALKMDHIDLFLIHWPLPTLYDGDYVSTWKVLEELQRDGRARSIGVSNFQVPHLERLADETSVVPVVNQIEAHPYFGNDEVRAYGRAHNILTEAWSPIAQGKVLGDPTVVDIAEQLDRTPAQVVLRWHVQRGDIIFPKSTTPKRIEENTRIFDFELDDAAMERITSLDKGEAGRQGANPDTFAYLPN, from the coding sequence GTGGCAATCACGATTCCCGACATCAGCCTGAACGACGGCACCACCATTCCGCAGCTCGGCTTCGGGGTGTTCCAGATCGAGCCGAAGGACACCGTCGCGGCGGTGACCACCGCTTTCGAGGCGGGCTACCGGCACATCGACACCGCCCAGATGTACGGCAACGAGGCCGAGGTCGGCGAGGCGGTACGCGTGTCCGGCCTCGACCGGGGCTCGGTCTACGTGACCAGCAAGCTGAGCAACGCCTTCCACCGCCCGGACGACGCCCGCAGGGCGTTCGACTCGACGCTCGCGGCGCTGAAGATGGACCACATCGACCTGTTCCTGATCCACTGGCCGCTGCCGACCCTGTACGACGGCGACTACGTCTCGACCTGGAAGGTGCTGGAGGAGCTTCAGCGCGACGGCCGGGCCCGCTCGATCGGCGTGTCGAACTTCCAGGTGCCGCACCTGGAGCGGCTGGCCGACGAGACGAGCGTCGTGCCGGTGGTCAACCAGATCGAGGCGCACCCGTACTTCGGCAACGACGAGGTCCGCGCCTACGGCCGTGCGCACAACATCCTCACCGAGGCGTGGTCGCCGATCGCGCAGGGCAAGGTGCTCGGCGACCCGACGGTGGTCGACATCGCCGAGCAGCTCGACCGGACCCCGGCGCAGGTGGTGCTCCGCTGGCATGTGCAGCGCGGCGACATCATCTTCCCGAAGTCGACCACCCCGAAGCGGATCGAGGAGAACACCCGGATCTTCGACTTCGAGCTGGACGACGCGGCGATGGAGCGGATCACCTCGCTGGACAAGGGCGAGGCCGGCCGCCAGGGCGCGAACCCGGACACCTTCGCCTACCTGCCCAACTGA
- a CDS encoding aldo/keto reductase: MRYRTIGSDPATRREVSVLSLGAMLFGSATDEAISYAILDRYVEAGGTFIDTSDNYAFWVDGGQGGQSEELLGRWRRSRGVGAEIVIATKLGARPLAPGTSYLDNAEGLSAKVIREPAERSRDRLGVERLDLLYAHIEDRTVPLQETVEGFAELVAEGTVGLLGASNHRAWRVERARALAAAAGLPGYEVLQYHRSYLPNRTDLVSELDPDGEPGGVGGDLLSYLRAEPELTLVAYSPLLKGAFTRADKPLSSAYDLPSAPRRLEALREVAGQSGATVNQVVLAWLLGGELPSIPLVGASSMAQLEESLAAVDLELTAEQRHRLDTTW, encoded by the coding sequence ATGCGGTACCGCACGATCGGCTCCGACCCGGCGACCCGGCGCGAGGTCAGCGTGCTCAGCCTCGGCGCGATGCTCTTCGGCAGCGCCACCGACGAGGCCATCTCGTACGCGATCCTCGACCGGTACGTCGAGGCCGGCGGCACGTTCATCGACACGTCGGACAACTACGCGTTCTGGGTGGACGGCGGGCAGGGCGGGCAGAGTGAGGAACTGCTCGGTCGCTGGCGGCGCAGCCGGGGCGTCGGCGCCGAGATCGTCATCGCCACGAAGTTGGGCGCCCGACCGTTGGCCCCGGGCACCAGCTACCTGGACAACGCCGAGGGTCTCTCCGCCAAGGTGATCCGCGAGCCGGCGGAGCGCAGCCGGGACCGGCTCGGTGTGGAGCGACTGGACCTGCTCTACGCGCACATCGAGGACCGGACCGTGCCGCTCCAGGAGACCGTGGAAGGCTTCGCCGAGTTGGTCGCCGAGGGCACTGTGGGTCTGCTGGGAGCCAGCAACCACCGGGCCTGGCGGGTGGAACGGGCCCGCGCGTTGGCCGCCGCCGCCGGCCTGCCGGGGTACGAGGTGCTCCAGTACCACCGCAGCTACCTGCCGAACCGCACCGACCTGGTCAGCGAACTGGACCCGGACGGCGAGCCGGGTGGCGTCGGCGGTGACCTGCTCAGCTACCTGCGTGCCGAACCCGAGCTGACCCTGGTGGCGTACTCGCCGCTGCTCAAGGGGGCGTTCACCCGGGCGGACAAGCCGCTCAGCTCGGCGTACGACCTGCCGAGCGCGCCACGGCGACTGGAGGCGCTGCGGGAGGTGGCCGGGCAGAGCGGCGCGACTGTCAACCAGGTGGTACTCGCCTGGTTGCTGGGCGGCGAACTACCGTCCATTCCGCTGGTGGGCGCCTCCTCGATGGCGCAGCTGGAGGAGAGCCTGGCAGCTGTCGACCTGGAGTTGACCGCCGAGCAACGGCACCGCCTCGACACCACCTGGTGA
- a CDS encoding NADPH-dependent FMN reductase translates to MTQLRIAVIVGSTREGRVGDRLAHWFVEQAERHDDLTVTVVDLTEYDFPATYPAEPTASIRAFVREVGRADAFVVVTPEYNHSFPAPLKQAIDYAYDEWQAKPVGFVSYGCRSTGLHAVDQLRTVFTALHAMTVRDVVGIDLLAGEPTAQSTDELRRDVGVLLDQLRWWGLALREGRAARPYVS, encoded by the coding sequence ATGACGCAGTTGCGGATCGCCGTGATCGTCGGCAGCACCCGGGAGGGGCGGGTCGGCGATCGGCTCGCCCACTGGTTCGTGGAGCAGGCCGAGCGGCACGACGACCTGACGGTGACGGTCGTTGACCTGACCGAGTACGACTTCCCGGCCACCTACCCCGCCGAGCCGACCGCGTCCATCCGGGCGTTCGTCCGCGAGGTGGGCCGGGCGGACGCGTTCGTCGTGGTCACCCCCGAGTACAACCACAGTTTCCCGGCACCCTTGAAACAAGCCATCGACTACGCGTACGACGAGTGGCAGGCCAAACCGGTCGGCTTCGTGTCGTACGGCTGTCGGTCGACCGGCCTGCACGCGGTCGACCAGCTCCGTACCGTCTTCACCGCACTGCACGCGATGACGGTGCGCGACGTCGTCGGGATCGACCTGCTCGCCGGCGAGCCGACCGCCCAGAGCACCGACGAGCTGCGCCGCGACGTCGGCGTCCTGCTCGACCAGCTGCGCTGGTGGGGTCTGGCACTGCGCGAGGGCCGGGCGGCTCGACCCTACGTCTCCTGA